Proteins encoded by one window of Octopus bimaculoides isolate UCB-OBI-ISO-001 chromosome 4, ASM119413v2, whole genome shotgun sequence:
- the LOC106881375 gene encoding YTH domain-containing family protein 2 isoform X2 produces the protein MSASVDQRAKGQANQVANGSAKEVKNEDFDHYLHQPQQDSAYLRSCLQSNQHSNGPNLAVINPVALVQTSHSQGGYGTGPMSSPGVSDQFLPSYYNQPISFPYLGQGVGDATWSSGRDANVFPLGGYDYSSVFSGFGYAQFGWDYNGSDYWNNATRKDYYGTDMISSDGYGPMNGEQDRDTVNSVEQGLKGMSITGEKKLSDGVGNDSVQAGVIDGSIQVGPPGSAGPSPPQGPKKTSWAAVASQPARPQPQIKARAMPRAPMTSKCMDIGTWDNKNNNNSKQANQGRQVWSAPRRTMAAYNNSAPSGNSSPPSANVGNAGSLNGPPSSPSLPHPVLEKLRSVNQYNPKDFNLNPKGARFFIIKSYSEDDIHRSIKYNIWCSTEHGNKRLDGAYREREGKGPVYLFYSVNGSGHFCGMAQMMSPVDYSTNSGVWAQDKWKGQFEVKWIYVKDVPNSQLRHIRLENNENKPVTNSRDTQEVPPEKGKQVLKILHNFRHSTSIFDDFGHYEKRQEEDLTKKEPVAPLKSEVPMKKNNRPERRGAVSTNQRQKDSQVD, from the exons AGAGCAAAAGGTCAAGCAAATCAag tGGCCAATGGCTCAGCAAAAGAAGTAAAAAACGAGGACTTCGATCATTATTTGCATCAACCTCAACAA gaCTCAGCTTATCTGCGAAGTTGTCTCCAGTCTAACCAG cattcaaatggGCCAAATTTGGCTGTGATCAACCCAGTGGCActtgttcaaaccagccatagcCAG GGAGGATATGGAACAGGTCCCATGTCAAGTCCAGGAGTCTCGGATCAATTTCTACCAAGCTACTACAACCAACCAATCTCCTTCCCTTATTTGGGACAAGGGGTTGGTGATGCAACATGGTCAAGTGGAAGAGATGCCAACGTGTTCCCCCTTGGGGGCTATGACTACAGCAGCGTCTTTAGTGGATTTGGATATGCCCAATTTGGTTGGGATTACAATGGCAGCGACTATTGGAATAATGCCACCCGCAAGGATTACTATGGCACTGATATGATTTCTTCTGATGGCTATGGGCCGATGAATGGAGAGCAAGATCGTGACACTGTGAACAGTGTTGAGCAGGGGCTGAAGGGCATGAGTATCACTGGAGAAAAGAAGTTGTCAGATGGTGTTGGAAATGATTCTGTGCAGGCAGGTGTGATTGATGGATCTATTCAAGTCGGTCCACCTGGTTCGGCTGGGCCATCTCCACCACAGGGGCCAAAGAAAACCTCTTGGGCCGCTGTAGCTAGCCAACCAGCTCGGCCTCAGCCGCAGATTAAAGCACGTGCTATGCCCCGTGCTCCCATGACATCAAAGTGTATGGACATTGGTACTTgggataacaagaacaataacaacagcaagcaGGCGAATCAAGGGAGACAAGTATGGAGTGCACCTCGTCGTACTATGGCAGCTTATAACAACAGTGCTCCATCAGGCAACTCCAGTCCACCTTCAGCTAATGTTGGTAATGCAGGATCTTTGAATGGACCTCCATCTTCTCCTAGTTTACCTCACCCAGTTTTGGAAAAGCTGCGATCTGTTAATCAATATAATCCAAAAGATTTCAATCTGAATCCTAAAGGGGCTCGCTTTTTTATCATAAAAAGTTACTCTGAGGATGACATTCAccgatcaataaaatataatatttggtGCAGCACTGAGCATGGTAATAAGAGACTGGATGGGGcttacagagaaagagagggcaaGGGTCCTGTATACCTTTTCTATAGTGTCAATGGTAGTGGACATTTCTGTGGTATGGCCCAAATGATGTCACCTGTGGACTATTCCACCAACAGTGGAGTATGGGCCCAAGACAAATGGAAAGGTCAGTTTGAAGTGAAATGGATTTATGTGAAGGATGTGCCAAATAGTCAATTGCGACACATTCGCTtggaaaacaatgagaataagcCAGTCACCAACTCAAGGGACACTCAAGAAGTACCACCAGAAAAGGGTAAGCAGGTGCTGAAAATCCTGCACAATTTTCGGCACTCAACGTCCATCTTTGATGATTTCGGACATTATGAGAAACGACAGGAGGAAGATCTTACCAAAAAG
- the LOC106881375 gene encoding YTH domain-containing family protein 2 isoform X1: MSGEVAVYQRAKGQANQVANGSAKEVKNEDFDHYLHQPQQDSAYLRSCLQSNQHSNGPNLAVINPVALVQTSHSQGGYGTGPMSSPGVSDQFLPSYYNQPISFPYLGQGVGDATWSSGRDANVFPLGGYDYSSVFSGFGYAQFGWDYNGSDYWNNATRKDYYGTDMISSDGYGPMNGEQDRDTVNSVEQGLKGMSITGEKKLSDGVGNDSVQAGVIDGSIQVGPPGSAGPSPPQGPKKTSWAAVASQPARPQPQIKARAMPRAPMTSKCMDIGTWDNKNNNNSKQANQGRQVWSAPRRTMAAYNNSAPSGNSSPPSANVGNAGSLNGPPSSPSLPHPVLEKLRSVNQYNPKDFNLNPKGARFFIIKSYSEDDIHRSIKYNIWCSTEHGNKRLDGAYREREGKGPVYLFYSVNGSGHFCGMAQMMSPVDYSTNSGVWAQDKWKGQFEVKWIYVKDVPNSQLRHIRLENNENKPVTNSRDTQEVPPEKGKQVLKILHNFRHSTSIFDDFGHYEKRQEEDLTKKEPVAPLKSEVPMKKNNRPERRGAVSTNQRQKDSQVD; the protein is encoded by the exons ATGTCGGGAGAGGTAGCTGTTTACCAA AGAGCAAAAGGTCAAGCAAATCAag tGGCCAATGGCTCAGCAAAAGAAGTAAAAAACGAGGACTTCGATCATTATTTGCATCAACCTCAACAA gaCTCAGCTTATCTGCGAAGTTGTCTCCAGTCTAACCAG cattcaaatggGCCAAATTTGGCTGTGATCAACCCAGTGGCActtgttcaaaccagccatagcCAG GGAGGATATGGAACAGGTCCCATGTCAAGTCCAGGAGTCTCGGATCAATTTCTACCAAGCTACTACAACCAACCAATCTCCTTCCCTTATTTGGGACAAGGGGTTGGTGATGCAACATGGTCAAGTGGAAGAGATGCCAACGTGTTCCCCCTTGGGGGCTATGACTACAGCAGCGTCTTTAGTGGATTTGGATATGCCCAATTTGGTTGGGATTACAATGGCAGCGACTATTGGAATAATGCCACCCGCAAGGATTACTATGGCACTGATATGATTTCTTCTGATGGCTATGGGCCGATGAATGGAGAGCAAGATCGTGACACTGTGAACAGTGTTGAGCAGGGGCTGAAGGGCATGAGTATCACTGGAGAAAAGAAGTTGTCAGATGGTGTTGGAAATGATTCTGTGCAGGCAGGTGTGATTGATGGATCTATTCAAGTCGGTCCACCTGGTTCGGCTGGGCCATCTCCACCACAGGGGCCAAAGAAAACCTCTTGGGCCGCTGTAGCTAGCCAACCAGCTCGGCCTCAGCCGCAGATTAAAGCACGTGCTATGCCCCGTGCTCCCATGACATCAAAGTGTATGGACATTGGTACTTgggataacaagaacaataacaacagcaagcaGGCGAATCAAGGGAGACAAGTATGGAGTGCACCTCGTCGTACTATGGCAGCTTATAACAACAGTGCTCCATCAGGCAACTCCAGTCCACCTTCAGCTAATGTTGGTAATGCAGGATCTTTGAATGGACCTCCATCTTCTCCTAGTTTACCTCACCCAGTTTTGGAAAAGCTGCGATCTGTTAATCAATATAATCCAAAAGATTTCAATCTGAATCCTAAAGGGGCTCGCTTTTTTATCATAAAAAGTTACTCTGAGGATGACATTCAccgatcaataaaatataatatttggtGCAGCACTGAGCATGGTAATAAGAGACTGGATGGGGcttacagagaaagagagggcaaGGGTCCTGTATACCTTTTCTATAGTGTCAATGGTAGTGGACATTTCTGTGGTATGGCCCAAATGATGTCACCTGTGGACTATTCCACCAACAGTGGAGTATGGGCCCAAGACAAATGGAAAGGTCAGTTTGAAGTGAAATGGATTTATGTGAAGGATGTGCCAAATAGTCAATTGCGACACATTCGCTtggaaaacaatgagaataagcCAGTCACCAACTCAAGGGACACTCAAGAAGTACCACCAGAAAAGGGTAAGCAGGTGCTGAAAATCCTGCACAATTTTCGGCACTCAACGTCCATCTTTGATGATTTCGGACATTATGAGAAACGACAGGAGGAAGATCTTACCAAAAAG
- the LOC106881375 gene encoding YTH domain-containing family protein 2 isoform X4 has product MSGEVAVYQRAKGQANQVANGSAKEVKNEDFDHYLHQPQQDSAYLRSCLQSNQGGYGTGPMSSPGVSDQFLPSYYNQPISFPYLGQGVGDATWSSGRDANVFPLGGYDYSSVFSGFGYAQFGWDYNGSDYWNNATRKDYYGTDMISSDGYGPMNGEQDRDTVNSVEQGLKGMSITGEKKLSDGVGNDSVQAGVIDGSIQVGPPGSAGPSPPQGPKKTSWAAVASQPARPQPQIKARAMPRAPMTSKCMDIGTWDNKNNNNSKQANQGRQVWSAPRRTMAAYNNSAPSGNSSPPSANVGNAGSLNGPPSSPSLPHPVLEKLRSVNQYNPKDFNLNPKGARFFIIKSYSEDDIHRSIKYNIWCSTEHGNKRLDGAYREREGKGPVYLFYSVNGSGHFCGMAQMMSPVDYSTNSGVWAQDKWKGQFEVKWIYVKDVPNSQLRHIRLENNENKPVTNSRDTQEVPPEKGKQVLKILHNFRHSTSIFDDFGHYEKRQEEDLTKKEPVAPLKSEVPMKKNNRPERRGAVSTNQRQKDSQVD; this is encoded by the exons ATGTCGGGAGAGGTAGCTGTTTACCAA AGAGCAAAAGGTCAAGCAAATCAag tGGCCAATGGCTCAGCAAAAGAAGTAAAAAACGAGGACTTCGATCATTATTTGCATCAACCTCAACAA gaCTCAGCTTATCTGCGAAGTTGTCTCCAGTCTAACCAG GGAGGATATGGAACAGGTCCCATGTCAAGTCCAGGAGTCTCGGATCAATTTCTACCAAGCTACTACAACCAACCAATCTCCTTCCCTTATTTGGGACAAGGGGTTGGTGATGCAACATGGTCAAGTGGAAGAGATGCCAACGTGTTCCCCCTTGGGGGCTATGACTACAGCAGCGTCTTTAGTGGATTTGGATATGCCCAATTTGGTTGGGATTACAATGGCAGCGACTATTGGAATAATGCCACCCGCAAGGATTACTATGGCACTGATATGATTTCTTCTGATGGCTATGGGCCGATGAATGGAGAGCAAGATCGTGACACTGTGAACAGTGTTGAGCAGGGGCTGAAGGGCATGAGTATCACTGGAGAAAAGAAGTTGTCAGATGGTGTTGGAAATGATTCTGTGCAGGCAGGTGTGATTGATGGATCTATTCAAGTCGGTCCACCTGGTTCGGCTGGGCCATCTCCACCACAGGGGCCAAAGAAAACCTCTTGGGCCGCTGTAGCTAGCCAACCAGCTCGGCCTCAGCCGCAGATTAAAGCACGTGCTATGCCCCGTGCTCCCATGACATCAAAGTGTATGGACATTGGTACTTgggataacaagaacaataacaacagcaagcaGGCGAATCAAGGGAGACAAGTATGGAGTGCACCTCGTCGTACTATGGCAGCTTATAACAACAGTGCTCCATCAGGCAACTCCAGTCCACCTTCAGCTAATGTTGGTAATGCAGGATCTTTGAATGGACCTCCATCTTCTCCTAGTTTACCTCACCCAGTTTTGGAAAAGCTGCGATCTGTTAATCAATATAATCCAAAAGATTTCAATCTGAATCCTAAAGGGGCTCGCTTTTTTATCATAAAAAGTTACTCTGAGGATGACATTCAccgatcaataaaatataatatttggtGCAGCACTGAGCATGGTAATAAGAGACTGGATGGGGcttacagagaaagagagggcaaGGGTCCTGTATACCTTTTCTATAGTGTCAATGGTAGTGGACATTTCTGTGGTATGGCCCAAATGATGTCACCTGTGGACTATTCCACCAACAGTGGAGTATGGGCCCAAGACAAATGGAAAGGTCAGTTTGAAGTGAAATGGATTTATGTGAAGGATGTGCCAAATAGTCAATTGCGACACATTCGCTtggaaaacaatgagaataagcCAGTCACCAACTCAAGGGACACTCAAGAAGTACCACCAGAAAAGGGTAAGCAGGTGCTGAAAATCCTGCACAATTTTCGGCACTCAACGTCCATCTTTGATGATTTCGGACATTATGAGAAACGACAGGAGGAAGATCTTACCAAAAAG
- the LOC106881375 gene encoding YTH domain-containing family protein 1 isoform X3: protein MLRAKGQANQVANGSAKEVKNEDFDHYLHQPQQDSAYLRSCLQSNQHSNGPNLAVINPVALVQTSHSQGGYGTGPMSSPGVSDQFLPSYYNQPISFPYLGQGVGDATWSSGRDANVFPLGGYDYSSVFSGFGYAQFGWDYNGSDYWNNATRKDYYGTDMISSDGYGPMNGEQDRDTVNSVEQGLKGMSITGEKKLSDGVGNDSVQAGVIDGSIQVGPPGSAGPSPPQGPKKTSWAAVASQPARPQPQIKARAMPRAPMTSKCMDIGTWDNKNNNNSKQANQGRQVWSAPRRTMAAYNNSAPSGNSSPPSANVGNAGSLNGPPSSPSLPHPVLEKLRSVNQYNPKDFNLNPKGARFFIIKSYSEDDIHRSIKYNIWCSTEHGNKRLDGAYREREGKGPVYLFYSVNGSGHFCGMAQMMSPVDYSTNSGVWAQDKWKGQFEVKWIYVKDVPNSQLRHIRLENNENKPVTNSRDTQEVPPEKGKQVLKILHNFRHSTSIFDDFGHYEKRQEEDLTKKEPVAPLKSEVPMKKNNRPERRGAVSTNQRQKDSQVD, encoded by the exons ATGTTG AGAGCAAAAGGTCAAGCAAATCAag tGGCCAATGGCTCAGCAAAAGAAGTAAAAAACGAGGACTTCGATCATTATTTGCATCAACCTCAACAA gaCTCAGCTTATCTGCGAAGTTGTCTCCAGTCTAACCAG cattcaaatggGCCAAATTTGGCTGTGATCAACCCAGTGGCActtgttcaaaccagccatagcCAG GGAGGATATGGAACAGGTCCCATGTCAAGTCCAGGAGTCTCGGATCAATTTCTACCAAGCTACTACAACCAACCAATCTCCTTCCCTTATTTGGGACAAGGGGTTGGTGATGCAACATGGTCAAGTGGAAGAGATGCCAACGTGTTCCCCCTTGGGGGCTATGACTACAGCAGCGTCTTTAGTGGATTTGGATATGCCCAATTTGGTTGGGATTACAATGGCAGCGACTATTGGAATAATGCCACCCGCAAGGATTACTATGGCACTGATATGATTTCTTCTGATGGCTATGGGCCGATGAATGGAGAGCAAGATCGTGACACTGTGAACAGTGTTGAGCAGGGGCTGAAGGGCATGAGTATCACTGGAGAAAAGAAGTTGTCAGATGGTGTTGGAAATGATTCTGTGCAGGCAGGTGTGATTGATGGATCTATTCAAGTCGGTCCACCTGGTTCGGCTGGGCCATCTCCACCACAGGGGCCAAAGAAAACCTCTTGGGCCGCTGTAGCTAGCCAACCAGCTCGGCCTCAGCCGCAGATTAAAGCACGTGCTATGCCCCGTGCTCCCATGACATCAAAGTGTATGGACATTGGTACTTgggataacaagaacaataacaacagcaagcaGGCGAATCAAGGGAGACAAGTATGGAGTGCACCTCGTCGTACTATGGCAGCTTATAACAACAGTGCTCCATCAGGCAACTCCAGTCCACCTTCAGCTAATGTTGGTAATGCAGGATCTTTGAATGGACCTCCATCTTCTCCTAGTTTACCTCACCCAGTTTTGGAAAAGCTGCGATCTGTTAATCAATATAATCCAAAAGATTTCAATCTGAATCCTAAAGGGGCTCGCTTTTTTATCATAAAAAGTTACTCTGAGGATGACATTCAccgatcaataaaatataatatttggtGCAGCACTGAGCATGGTAATAAGAGACTGGATGGGGcttacagagaaagagagggcaaGGGTCCTGTATACCTTTTCTATAGTGTCAATGGTAGTGGACATTTCTGTGGTATGGCCCAAATGATGTCACCTGTGGACTATTCCACCAACAGTGGAGTATGGGCCCAAGACAAATGGAAAGGTCAGTTTGAAGTGAAATGGATTTATGTGAAGGATGTGCCAAATAGTCAATTGCGACACATTCGCTtggaaaacaatgagaataagcCAGTCACCAACTCAAGGGACACTCAAGAAGTACCACCAGAAAAGGGTAAGCAGGTGCTGAAAATCCTGCACAATTTTCGGCACTCAACGTCCATCTTTGATGATTTCGGACATTATGAGAAACGACAGGAGGAAGATCTTACCAAAAAG